In Vicia villosa cultivar HV-30 ecotype Madison, WI linkage group LG7, Vvil1.0, whole genome shotgun sequence, the DNA window ATTAAATGCGACTTGGAAGCAGCAGTGGTGTTGGTAAGGGCAATGACCCCATACCCCGAGCAACCCCTCTAAGCACATGTTTCTGAACTTTCCCCGTCGCAGTCTTTGGCAGCTCCTCCTTAAACACCACCGTTTTAGGCACCATAAAATGCGGCAACCTCTCCCTACAAAACTCCTTAACCTCTCTCTCCGACGGCATTTCATCTCCCTTCAACTCATTCTTCAAACTCACAAACGCACACGGTGTCTCTCCCCAAAACTCATCCGGTCTCGCCACCACCGCCGCCTCTTTCACCGCCGGATGCATATACAAAACCTCCTCAACCTCCACACTACTCATATTCTCTCCGCCACTTATTATCACATCTTTGGTTCGATCTTTAATCTCCAAATAACCGTTTTCATGTATAACCCCAACATCCCCGGTGTAAAACCAACCGTTATTTCTCATACACTGCCACGTGGCTTCCTCGTCTTTTAAATAACCAAGCATCACACACGGGCCTTTCACAACTATCTCACCAACTGTCACGCCGTCGCGCTTCACGCTTTCTCCGGTTGGTCCCACAATGTCGAGCTCCGTTACTCCGATCCTCTTAACTCCTTGTCTCGCCTTCATCCTCGCCTTCTCCGCCGTCGGAAACCTATCCCATTCTCTCTTCCAAGCGCACGATACAATCACGCCGCATGTCTCAGTCATTCCATATCCATGACTAACGTCAAAACCTAAAGCCTCAGCGCGAATGAGAATCGTCGCCGGCGGGGATGAACCTCCGGTGAGTACGTGAACCGGTTTACTTAACGATTTCGATTTGTTGAAATTTGAAAGAATGTTGAGCACAACCGGTGCGGCGCACATGTGTGTTACTCCGTGAGATTCGATCAAACGGTAGATCGTCGGAGCGTCAATTCTACGCGCGCAGATGTTTGTTCCTCCTACGGCTGCGATCCCCCACGGGTAGCTCCATCCGTTAGAGTGAAACATCGGTAGCGTCCAGAGGAAAACCGGTTGCATAGGTACTGACCAATCTATGAGAGAGTCCAGTGAAACGATGAATGTTGCTCGGTGGCAATGCACTACACCTTTCGGAGACGACGTCGTTCCGGATGTGTAGTTTAAAGTAATTGGATCCCAGTCGGAGTCGGGTCGGATCCATTTAAAATTTGGATCACCTTTGGTTATGAGACCTTCATAAGTGTTATTGATAATGTTTCTATTTTTTGGCCGTGGAGGGATCTGGTGTGGTGCGAGAGTATCGTCGGTGATGAGGACTAGTTCAGGGGGCTGAATGTTTGTTGGAAATAAATCAAGAGCATTGAGAGTTAGAGTTAATGAGAGAATGTCTACAAAGATGAGTTTTGATTCGCTGTGGATGAGGAGCACGGAGAGGGATTTGTGGTCAAGTCGGAAGTTGAGATTGTTGAGAATGGCGCCGGACATTGGGACAGCGAAGTGGAGCTCGTACATGGCGGGAGTGTTGGGGGCGAGAACGGAGACGACGTGGCCTTTTCCGATGCCGAGAGATGAGAGTGAAGATGCGAGTTGGAGGCATCGGCGGTTGGTTTGAGACCATGTGAAGGAAGTGTTGTTGTAGATGATGGAAGTGGAGTTGCCGTAGACAATGGCAGCTCTGTCTAAGAAGGTGAGTGGGGTAAGAGGTGTTGAGTTTGGTTGGTTTTTGGTTAGATGGTTCATTGTAATATTGGTACATTCTGAAGTGGAGTTACTCATCACTATTTAAACAAGTAAAGTGGGTTTTGGATTTTGCTCTTGTCAATTCACACATTCAATTCATGCTAACaacatataacaaaataaagattACGTGTGTATTTTGGTTACGTAGTTCAAAAATTAGCTATGTTgtggaaaaaaaaattgattttgagtaattgattttagaaaattattttttgttagtTGAATCTCAagtaataaatttttataaaattgagttgaacaaaatattttagtATAAAATTTACTATAagctttaaaaattataaatcttaattttaaataaaattaatttaactcGAAAGTAAACAAATGTGTCACAATAGATTCTACACATTTAGAATCATTTATGAATGCTCCAAGCATatgtattaaattaatattcCACTGCAAGGTGGGTTAGACTTACTTATAGGCCTTTAAATGTTAGTATGTTAGAGTAAAATTCTCTAACTACTTAACaactcaataaaaaaaattattttatagtgTAACAATTTCCCTCAAACTTGAATGGATGTTAAGCATTCTCAATTTCTAAACTAAAGATGTGAAGGGACCAAGATGTAGTGCGTTGGTGAATAAGTCTGAAACTTGATTCTTTGTGCTGATTAATATAAGATGGATTATCTTAACTCTGTGTTTATTAACATAAAATGGATTATCTTGACTTGTAATTTATCACTAATAAAATGACACTTAATCTCAATGTGCTTCGTCCATTCGTGAAAATTGAATTTGAGACAATGAAGATGACACTCATGTTATGACATAATATTGTGATAGTTTTTTAGTGTTTAGCTTTCGTGTTCTTAAAAATcatcttcctttgcaacactAACAAATAAGCTATCCTTTCTACGTAGAATAACGTCAAAATAGTTATAAGAGGGAAAATAAATAGTGAAAAAACTAGTAAACAAAATACACTTACACAAATACTCATCAAGCATTCATTTATCCTCTTAATAACCCATCAATTCCCTAATGTTTATAATGCAAAATTATTCTAGAAATTAAACATCATCCTTCTATGTCTCACTAAGTTTGTCAAAATCATAACTCGTCATTGACATAGGCTCTTCCATCTAGTACAGTAGAAATTAGTGTGTCCCATCCTCCTCAAAAATTGTGTCTATCTACTATGTATCACCTCATACTCAAACAAATGTGTCTTTCTAGTTCTTGTAATTAGAATAATAGAGAGTAGGAAGCCCCTTGTTGGGTAAGACAATTATTATAATCCAACTACCTTTGCTAAAAGCATAATTGTTAGGATGAAGTTAAGAGGGGGCGACATTGATAGCTTGGAGGAACTTAATCTCaaatataataaaaggcatatctACCCTAAAATCCGTTATGACGCCCTTgtagaaatagaaaaaaaattatccCCCACTCCTTGAGGCCACCTCATGTAAGCTTTCTCAACTTCCATCCAAGGATCCAATAAGACACCATCTTTATCTCCAGAAGTTGTTATGTATAGAGTTGACGTTTACTACCATGTTACAAAAGGTAGCCATAATTTCATCTAAAGTCTCAATAGGGAAGTCTCGTCGATTCTGAGTAAGAAGAAACCAAAACATCTATGTTTCGACGAGTCCCATATTCTTTTTCCAATCCACTCGCCCCAAACTCTCAACACAATGATGCTATAATTCTCATATCTCATTGGGGGTATCAAGCTTGATTATATTACTACTAGTGTGCAGGCTCAACGCTTTCATtagggccgagcaggcccaattccTTACCCAGGCCAAACAAGCCCAACCACTTCAGGCCCACTAACGCTTCCAATAGCCGTTATGAAGTCAGCTCCACGTAGGACCACGTGGTCAAACCAACTGCGAGGGATTCAGGCAACTCCCTCCGAACCATACGCCTTGATCATCCAGAACGCGGAGTTacttgctgactcagccctaacaCACGGGGTTCttgcagtttcctagcacgtgggcctccaattggatttgACCCAATTAAGGAACCTTGGCACAACGCTGGGGGCTgtaaataccctctttcaataGAGGGTCAGGTAGTCATTCATTCTCCCATAAATCTTGTGTTTGCTCTCTCTCTGATTGCTTtctcactttggcatcagagtgtcttgcaggtacacccccctccaaTTCTTCAAGTCCATCGAAGCTGACTGTGACGATCCACTCTGATCAGGTAAGATCACTTATAAATACCAACCTCTAAATATAAAAGGAAAATGATATAGAAACAAATATATGATATACATGTAGTTAGGCTTCATGAATGGATGAATGTAGTTAGGCTTCACAGGAGCAGCCAAAATAACAAAAGGTAGTGGTTACAAAGGAAAACTGTAATTAGATAAGTGAGCTATAAaaatggtaaacacgtgttttgatatttataaataagaaGTAGCTCCCTCCATCCTAAATAGCCATCATTAACATGAAAAAACATCAAAGTCTCTACTTACATGCATACAAGTCAATGGATAACCCAAATTAGTCGATCATTCCTAAGAATTTTTTAATCATTTCCATCATTAATGACACATTTAAGTTTCTATTTAGACCCTTTGTTCAAAAAACCCAATTTCCTACACCATTCAGATGGccaaaatcaaattcaatctcATAAGTGGCATTACCTTAGCATGTGACATTGCCCTTAAACCCTTCGCCCATACAAGCTTGGCGCTTTTTAGGATTGTGAACTGTTATGCTTGTGCCTTAATTACTTCGCCTTTGTAGGTCTAATGCTTGTGGGACTATGAATCATTATGCTAGTGCCTTAATCACTTTGTCTTTATAGGGCTAGTGCTCGAAGGACTGTGACCATTATGTCTCTTCCTTAATCACCTCGTCCTTACAGGTCTTCCGCTTAAGAGAATGTGACATTTCCCTTCGACACATCTCTCTCTTACAAGTCTTGTGCTTGAGTGGCCGTGAACTATTATACATGTGCCTTAATTACTTCACCTTTGCAGGTGTAGTGCTTGAGGAACTATGAATTGTTATGCTTGTGTCTTAATCACTTCGTCCTTATAGGGCCAGTGCTCGAGCTATGAACTGTTATGTCTCTTTCTTAATCACCTTGTTCTTGTAGGCCTCCCGTTTAAGAAACTAAGAACCGATATCTTTGCAATAACCCAAGCCCACTTTGCATCAACAGACATAAACCTTTTCATTTTAGATATCCCACAATCCTAGAAAAGTACTCCAACTAATAAGGGAGAGTTAAAACAACCTTTGAATCATACAGACTAACTCGCCATGTCATAATCTATAGACGAAGTCATGAACTTGAATTTAAGTTAAGATGACTCAACATtgagtcatatatatatatatatatatatatatatatatatatatatatatattgaaagatTTAATGATTAGAATATAAGgtatatgtgagatattggatcgaactctagtatggtcgaagggtaacttcttggttcgacagttcgacagggttaagcatgaagtcgaaggattgttcacttgctggtgtcgaagtgtgcatgctgtagtcgaagatgggtctagcatgcagatgtcgaagatgctagagttgttagcatgttaaattaggttttagtgtttaaaccctaatttgttaagttagcttgtttattaagttggcttgtgtaatgggccttgctgaaaaagcccattagttagtatgttaggttttattataaatagcatactagtctctcatcattgctaagctgcaaatcctaatttagggtgagagaggttatttgttattcttgtaaacttataatcttgttttaagagaaagtaaaagaataacggttataaccaattattgtgttcctcttcttccttgtcctttattcttccttgttttatactttgttcttggcattgaattcacaacaaattggtgcggtgagcgtggagaagatgccttcaacaaagtatgagattgaaaagttcaccggagtgaatgatttcggtctgtggcgcttaaagatgaaagccctactggttcagcagggttgtttggaagcgttgaagggagaggcagccatgaatgctgcattaacggcggcggagaagacaaatatgatcgagaaagcacacagcgcgattttgttgagccttggtgataaggttcttcggcaGGTATCAaaagagacgacggcatcagggttatgggtgaaacttgaaagtttgtatatgaccaaatcgctggtaaatcgactctacctgaagcaggctttgtattcattcaagatggttgaagacaaagtgttggctgagcagttggatatgttcaacaagatgattcttgatcttgaaaatatcgatgtaaagattgatgatgaagatcaagcgctgttactattgtgcgctttgcctcgatcacatgctcacttcaaagaaactctcttgtatggaagagagtccctgacgtttgaagaagttcaatcagacttgtactctaaggacttgaatgaacgaaaggagcataaaccttcgactgttggcgaaggtttggccgttaaaggaaaactcttacgaaagaatggtaagttcgacaagaagggcaaaagccagtcgaagtcttacagtggcgaagcatctggcattcgatgctatcattgtaagaaggagggtcacacaagaaaggtgtgccctgaacgtctgaaagatcatggaggtaaggataatggcaatgcagccattgttcaagatgattttgaatcatctgatgttcttgtagtttcaagcagtgactcgagaagagagtggattatggattcagggtgcacttggcacatgactccaaacaaagacttgttcgaggaattatgtgatcaagatggtggatcagtattgctgggaaacaacaaggcttgcaagattgcaggtattggatctgttagattcaagctccatgatgagtcaataaggttgttgactgaagtcaggtttgttcctgatttgaagagaaatctgctttctcttggtgaattcgacaagaaaggatatgttttccaaggagagaaaagtatcctaagagtcatgaagggttcgaaggaagtcttgagaggcgtgaagaaacaaggcttgtatacccttgaggctgaagttgtaagtggttcgacaaatgttgtatccacgaaacctttgtcgaagacagaaatctggcacatgagattgggccatgtcagtgaaaggggtctggtcgaattagggaaacaaaatctgcttggtggagacaaagtcgaaaagctgaagttttgtgaaccctgtgtacttggaaaatcttgcagagtgaagttcaacaaaggcaaacaaagaacacatggatcccttgattacatccatgctgatctttgggggcctgcaaggtgtgcatcacattcaggagcaaggtattttctatccatagtagatgattattccagaaaattatgggtattcatccagaagactaaggatgaaacttttgagaatttcaaaagttggaagactctggttgaaaatcagactggcaggaaggtcaagaggttgagaaccgacaatggccttgaattttgcaatgaggcattctacagtttttgtgctgcctttggtattgcaaggcacagaactactgcaggtactccacagcaaaatggtttggctgaaagatttaatcgaactattttggagagagtcagatgcatgttgactagtgcggggttaaagaaggtgttctgggctgaggctgtttcgacagcaacatatctgataaacagatgtcctttgacagcgttagatatgaagacacctgaagaagtttggtcgggacatccaccagatctcgacaaactgagagtatttggctgtgtagcctatgctcacattaggcaagacaaggtcgaacctagagctctgaaatgcatgttcatgggataccctgaaggagtcaaagcttataggctatggtgcctagagtcaggtcacaggaggtgtatcaccagtcgagatgtagttttcaatgaagctgaaatggcttttaagaaaactgatgatgttggtcgaagtacagaaacatctgacgaagagctggaacaggtagagattcctgttgaggtggagcatgttgatgctgaattgcatatcccagatgaagtcgaagaagaagcagaatatgctgaagttgaggaaactgacgatgactacctattgtcgagagataggtcgagaagagtcatcaagccacctcagagacttggatatgcagatcttattgcttatgccttaatctctgcaagtgaggttctagacgaagaacctagagactataaggaagttatgaggagtcgaaataagactgaatggatgaaggccatggatgatgagatgaaatctcttcatgataatcatacttgggaactgatcaagaaacctgctggggcaaggttagtcagctgtaaatggattttcaaagttaaggaaggaattgaaggagtgacgtcgaaaagatacaaggcaaggttagttgcaaggggtttcactcagaaagaaggtgtcgacttcaatgatgtgttttctcctgttgtgaagcataggtccattcgaatgttgcttgccatggtggcacagttcgatcttgaactggaacaaatggatgtgaagactgcgttcttgtatggtgatttagatgaaacgatcctgatgaggcaacctgaagggtatgtcgaaaaggggaaggaagattatgtgtgcgagttaaagagatctttgtatgggctgaaacaatctcctcgacagtggaataggagattcgacaagttcatggcacgcataagtttcattagaagtcagttcgaccactgcgtttacttcagatttcgacctggtaattcatttgttattttgttgctttatgtggatgatattctcatagcaagcaacagtgtcgggtg includes these proteins:
- the LOC131617472 gene encoding 2-methylpropanoate--CoA ligase CCL4-like, giving the protein MNHLTKNQPNSTPLTPLTFLDRAAIVYGNSTSIIYNNTSFTWSQTNRRCLQLASSLSSLGIGKGHVVSVLAPNTPAMYELHFAVPMSGAILNNLNFRLDHKSLSVLLIHSESKLIFVDILSLTLTLNALDLFPTNIQPPELVLITDDTLAPHQIPPRPKNRNIINNTYEGLITKGDPNFKWIRPDSDWDPITLNYTSGTTSSPKGVVHCHRATFIVSLDSLIDWSVPMQPVFLWTLPMFHSNGWSYPWGIAAVGGTNICARRIDAPTIYRLIESHGVTHMCAAPVVLNILSNFNKSKSLSKPVHVLTGGSSPPATILIRAEALGFDVSHGYGMTETCGVIVSCAWKREWDRFPTAEKARMKARQGVKRIGVTELDIVGPTGESVKRDGVTVGEIVVKGPCVMLGYLKDEEATWQCMRNNGWFYTGDVGVIHENGYLEIKDRTKDVIISGGENMSSVEVEEVLYMHPAVKEAAVVARPDEFWGETPCAFVSLKNELKGDEMPSEREVKEFCRERLPHFMVPKTVVFKEELPKTATGKVQKHVLRGVARGMGSLPLPTPLLLPSRI